A window from Armatimonas rosea encodes these proteins:
- a CDS encoding putative quinol monooxygenase — MVIIEVTSTVHPDKRDAALEAMHVMGVETRKEPGCLHYRFYQDIDDPNTFFVYERWTDGAALDAHMKTPHMDAFRQVVPQAVVGQPIFARYDLEDK; from the coding sequence ATGGTGATCATTGAAGTAACCTCGACCGTGCACCCCGACAAGCGCGATGCGGCTCTGGAAGCCATGCACGTGATGGGAGTCGAGACCCGCAAAGAGCCGGGCTGCCTGCACTACCGGTTTTATCAGGACATCGACGACCCCAATACGTTCTTTGTCTACGAGCGCTGGACCGATGGCGCGGCGCTGGATGCCCACATGAAGACCCCGCACATGGACGCGTTTCGCCAAGTGGTGCCGCAGGCCGTGGTCGGCCAGCCCATCTTTGCACGCTATGATCTGGAGGATAAGTAA
- a CDS encoding ankyrin repeat domain-containing protein has translation MIEKDHNHISIAVKSLIDHLRSGDIGAFFAIVAEHPEAVYGRTELGVCPLNVAINFERDAVVDFLLERGVELNPLNDYTPLMTALSRSKFESAKKLLKHGARLDITDEQGRTAWSICASNGNREALLFLVENSPELLDALAFAYVGEQEQAIEFLQSEAASGYLEQHGGTLLLYCCELRLERLFEYLVESGAALDFIHPQTKNTLLHLAAGACPLSFVQAILPHVRLNARNDVGQTALIIAAADNNCEVVSFLLQNKASTRLRDWRKLSALDYAHMANCPRCIESLLKK, from the coding sequence ATGATAGAAAAAGACCACAATCATATCTCAATAGCAGTCAAGAGTTTGATCGATCACCTCCGTAGCGGAGATATTGGCGCTTTTTTTGCTATTGTTGCGGAGCATCCTGAAGCGGTTTATGGCCGGACGGAACTTGGAGTCTGTCCGCTGAATGTGGCTATTAACTTTGAGCGGGATGCGGTAGTTGATTTTCTTTTAGAGCGCGGGGTTGAGCTTAATCCTTTAAATGACTACACGCCGCTCATGACTGCTCTCTCACGTAGCAAATTCGAAAGTGCCAAAAAGCTTCTTAAGCATGGGGCACGGCTAGACATCACGGACGAACAGGGGCGAACGGCGTGGTCCATCTGTGCTTCTAATGGAAACCGTGAGGCTCTCTTGTTTCTGGTGGAGAACTCCCCTGAGCTTTTGGATGCCCTTGCATTTGCCTACGTTGGCGAGCAAGAACAAGCGATTGAATTTCTCCAGTCCGAAGCAGCATCGGGCTACCTAGAGCAGCATGGCGGAACGCTGCTACTCTATTGTTGCGAGCTGCGTTTAGAGAGACTCTTTGAGTATCTTGTTGAATCTGGAGCTGCTCTGGACTTTATCCATCCGCAGACGAAAAACACTTTGCTGCACTTGGCTGCCGGTGCCTGCCCGCTCTCATTTGTTCAAGCGATCCTGCCGCATGTTCGCCTCAATGCACGGAACGATGTGGGGCAGACTGCTCTGATAATCGCAGCGGCTGACAATAATTGTGAGGTTGTCTCTTTCCTCCTCCAAAATAAAGCTAGCACGCGCCTTAGAGACTGGCGAAAGCTGAGCGCACTGGACTATGCCCATATGGCAAACTGCCCACGTTGTATCGAATCTTTACTGAAAAAGTAG
- a CDS encoding phytanoyl-CoA dioxygenase family protein, producing the protein MESAKPQALAYVPDPDDLTQIERDLRFHPAITQEPKALSLAQLAHYNQHGYLRPVPIFTDDEISALRARFDDVLAQTLASGGSSYSIATAHRKYGFVYDILKHPKIVAAVCDILGPDVIGWGAHFFCKMPHDGKRVDWHQDAVFWPLTPSKTVTVWLAIDDADPENANMRFIPGSHVHGPVMHLPSSAAEDNVLNLKIENAEQFGDAPVDDTLKAGEASLHSDLLLHGSEPNNSDRRRCGLTLRYCAAEVKAHLGWDDKGIVVAGEDRAGNWKNAARPGEAGA; encoded by the coding sequence ATGGAATCCGCAAAGCCGCAGGCCCTTGCCTACGTCCCCGACCCCGACGACCTCACCCAGATCGAGCGCGACCTGCGCTTCCACCCCGCCATCACCCAAGAGCCCAAGGCACTCTCCCTCGCGCAGCTGGCGCACTACAACCAGCACGGCTACCTCCGGCCCGTGCCGATCTTCACCGACGACGAGATCTCCGCGCTCCGTGCCCGCTTCGACGATGTCTTAGCCCAGACCCTGGCCTCGGGGGGGAGCAGCTACTCCATCGCCACTGCGCACCGCAAGTACGGCTTTGTCTACGATATCCTCAAGCACCCCAAGATCGTCGCGGCGGTCTGCGATATCCTCGGCCCCGATGTGATCGGCTGGGGCGCACACTTTTTCTGCAAAATGCCCCACGATGGCAAGAGAGTGGACTGGCACCAAGACGCCGTGTTCTGGCCGCTGACCCCGAGTAAAACCGTCACCGTCTGGCTCGCCATCGACGACGCCGACCCGGAGAACGCCAACATGCGCTTTATCCCCGGCTCGCACGTCCACGGCCCCGTGATGCACCTGCCCTCCAGCGCCGCCGAGGACAATGTCCTGAACCTAAAAATCGAAAACGCCGAGCAATTCGGCGACGCCCCCGTAGACGACACTCTCAAAGCCGGCGAAGCCTCCCTCCACTCCGACCTGCTCCTCCACGGCTCCGAACCCAACAACTCCGACCGCCGCCGCTGCGGCCTCACCCTGCGCTACTGCGCCGCCGAGGTAAAAGCCCATCTCGGCTGGGATGACAAGGGAATTGTCGTGGCCGGCGAGGACCGGGCAGGGAACTGGAAGAACGCGGCACGGCCGGGGGAAGCGGGCGCATAA